CTCCCGCCTGCGACGCCTGTGCGATCCCCGCGTCGTCGCGCTGTCGGCGACGATGCCCAACGTGGACGACGTGGCGGCGTGGCTCGACGCCCCCGAAGAGACGACGTTCGAGTTCGACGAGGAGTACCGGCCGGTCGACCTCAACGCGGGCGTCAAGACCTACACGCACGGCGAGAACTCCTTCGCGGACAAGTACCGCCGGCTGTACCGCGCCCTCGACCTGGCCGAACCGCACCTCCGGGAGGACGGCCAGGCGCTCGTGTTCGTCGCTTCCCGGCAGGACACCGTCCGCGCGGCCGAGAAGGCCCGCGACGAGATCGCCGAGCGGGACGTTCCGATGGGCGCCCGCGGCGACTACGATTTTCATACCGAATCGAAAGAACTCGAGAACGACAAACTCCGCAACTCCGTCCTCGACGGGGTCGCGTTCCACCACGCCGGCCTCTCGAAGAACGACCGCGACCTGATCGAGGAGTGGTTCAAGCAGGGCCACGTCGAACTGCTGTTCTCGACGTCGACGCTGGCCTGGGGCGTCAACCTCCCCGCACGCTGCGTCGTCATCCGCGATACGAAGCTCCACGACCCGCTCGAGGGCGAGGTGGACATGAGTCCCTTAGACGTCCTCCAGATGCTCGGACGCGCGGGGCGACCGGGGTACGACGACGTCGGCTACGGCTGGGTCGTCTGCGACACCGCCGAGGCCGACAAGTACCGCCAACTGCTGCGCGACGGCAAGGAGATCGAATCGCGACTCGCGGAGAGCTTAGAGACCCACCTCAACGCCGAGATCGCGATGGGGACGATCACCGATCTCGACGACGTGATGGACTGGCTCGAGACGACCTTCTACTACGTGCGCGGCCAGTCCAAGCCCGAGGAGTACGACTTCCCGAATCTCCGCGAACGCGTCCGGGACTGCCTCGAGGAACTGGTGGACCGCGGGTTCGTCGAAACCAGCGAGGACCTCTCTATCGAGGCGACGTCCCGCGGCGTGTTGGCGTCCAAGTACTACCTGCGCCTCGAGACGGCCGCGAAGTTCGCGGAGCTGTGCGATCGGGTCGAGGAGGGACACGACCTCGAGACCGGCGACGTCCTCGAGGCGGTCGCGACCGCCGGCGAGTTCGAGTCCGTTTCGGCCCGCCAGGACGAACGCGACGCGATCGACGCGGTGCTCGTGGGCCAGGAGTACGGCGACCTCGAGGCCGGCCAGCGGAAGGTGCTGGCGATCCTCCGGAGCGCGGCCAGCGGGACGACGCCCGCGGAACTGGCCAGCGACGCCTGGGTCATCCGGCGCAACGCGACGCGGCTCGTCTCGGCGCTGGGCGCCTTCCTCGATCGGTTCGTCGGCCCGCACGCGGCGAATCTCGCTCGCCGGGCCGAGGCTCGGATCGAGAACGGCGTTTCGGCGGACGCTGTGGGGCTAACAGCTATCGACGGCGTCGGCCCCGGCCGCGCGAGCAAGTTAGCGAAGGAGGGGCTGTCGACCCCCGGCGACATCGCCGACGCCGGAATCGACGGGCTGATCGACGCCGGCCTCTCGGAGGGCGTGGCCGAGCGGGTCTACGAGGGCGCCCAGTCGCTGCCCTCGATCGAGATTGACTGGGGGGACTTCCCCGAGACCGTCGCGACCGGCGAGAACGAGGTCCGCGAGGTGACCGTCCGGAACGTCGGCGAACCCGCGCGGGCCGGCATCCGGGTGACCGTCAACGGCCGCGAGATGACGAGCACGAACACCTACCTCCGCGACGCCGACACCGTCCCCGTCGGCGTCTTCGGCGCGGAGACGGACGAACTCGAGTACACCGTGAGCGTCGCGTTCCCCGAGGAGCCGCTGATTCCGATCGAGGAGACGCGCACGGTTCGGGTCGAATAGGCGGACATCAGTCAGTCTGAATCCGACGCCTCGAGAAGGAGAACCGAAAGCGGCGCTATTCTGTCAGTTCGAGGACCGTCGCCCGCAGTTCGGCCGGCGAATCGACGATTTCGTCGGCCGGCGAGAGGTCGAGGTCGCCGTGGGCGTCGATCCGGTAGGCGACGACCACCGCACCGGCCCGCGAGCCCGCTTCGACGCCGTTTTCGGAATCTTCGACGACGACGCACTCTTCTGCGGGCACGCCGACCTCGCTCGCGGCGTACTCGAAGACGTCGGGCTCGGGCTTGCCCGCCGCGTCGATGTCCTCGGCGCTGACGACGTGGTCAAACGAGTCCTCGAGGTCGAACCGCTCGAGGACGATATCGATCCAGTCGTGAGGAGAGGACGAGACGAGTGCGCGTTCGACGCCGCGCTCGCCCAGTTCGGCGAGCAGATCGTGGAGGCCGTCGAGGGCCTCGACGTGCTCGCGGTAGATTTCGCGGGCGGTTTCCTCGAAGCGGTCCTCGAACTCCGCGCGGGAGATGGCAGTTCCGTATTCGGCCTCGAGGTAGTCGTAGGTCTCGCGGTAGTTCATGCCGGTCACTTCGGCGACGTCGACGTTCGCGTCGGGGACGGCGGCGGGGAGGATATCGTCGGCCTGGAACTCGGTCCAGTAGTCTTCGCTGTTGACGAGCACGCCGTCCATGTCGAACAAGACTGCCTGCATGTCGGTCACGTGAGTCGGGCTACCCGACGAATCCGTATAGCCGTTTGGTCAGCGGCCCGCGGTGCCGGTACGCGGCGCCGATCAGTCCGAGGACGTCCGGAACGTCCGGATCGTATCTCGTCGGCCCTCCGTCGCGTCGAGTTCGGTACAGCCGCGGTCGGTGAAAATCCCGTTCCAGTCGCGGTAGTAGAGCGGAAACTCGTCGTTGACGTAGTTCACGTCGGGATCGCTCGAGGCTGCGCGATCCGGCGTTCGGTTCGCACTCGAATCGGAACCCGACGAGTCGGGCTCCGAATCCGAATCGGGATCGGCGTTGCCCTCGTTCTCCGCCGTAATGAGTAGCTCCCCGGCGATTCGCGACAGTTCGTCGAAGACCCACGCCGCGTCCGGGTGGAGGTGCTGGAGCGTCTCGACGGAGTAGACCGCGTCGAACTGATCGTCCTCGAAGTCCTCCACGGCGTCTTCGATCGCGTCCAGATAGAAGGTCCCGTCGTCGGCGAGGTCGGGATACGCGTCTTCCATGACGTCGAACGCGTGCGCGTTCATCTCGAGTCCGGCGAGGTTTTCGAACCCGTTGGCGTGGAGGTGGGAGAGGTGGCGACCCGAACTGCACCCGAGCTCGAGCACGGTCGCGTCTCGCCCGCGATCGAGGTGGCGCTCGAGGCGGCGGCGAATACGCTCGCTCGTCTCGTCGGGGCCGTAGTAGGCGTAGTACTCCGGCGAAAACTCTCCGGAGCGGTGTTTCCACTGCCGCCGAACGTCGGTAGAATCCATACCTAATAGGCGGCGCGGAGACGTAAAGCTCCGTTGCAGACGGTCCCGTCATGGAACAAACGAGAGCTGGTCGGATATCGCCGGCAGAACCCGCGATTCCGCGGAAGGAGAGCGACGTTTCGACGGATCGAACGCTATTCTCGAAATAACCGGCAGTGTGTGGATATTCTTCTACTATAGTCGCAGTTCGAGATACGTTCGAACACCGGATTAGGATTTTAGAATACGAATGCGGAACACTTATCCGTGTATCGTGATTTCGTTTAGTCGCAATGGCAAACGGAACGGTCGACTTCTTTAACGACACAGGCGGCTACGGTTTCATCGAGACTGAGGACTCCGACGACGACGTATTCTTCCACATGGAAGACGTTGGCGGCGAGGACCTGACGGAAGGAACCGAGATCGAATTCGACATCGAACAGGCCCCCAAGGGCCCCCGCGCGACGAACGTCGTTCGCGCGTAATACGGTTCACGGCGTCGTCGGAAGACGATAGCGTGTAACTCGTTTCTACTATCCACTGACGACCGGAGAGTTACAACCTCGAGCGAGGCGTCGTCCCCACGTAAGTACAACCGAGAGCCGTGGCTGCGACGCTACCCGAAGACCGAACCGCGGCGCTCGTGTTCCAACTCTTCGGTGACGGCCGCGGCGATATCCTCGCCGAACTCCCGCTCGACGAGCCACAGCGCCAGATCGATCCCCGACGTTACTCCGCCGGCGGTCAGCACGTCGCCGTCGTCGACGACCCGCTCGTCGACCACGTTCGCCGCCGACGCCTCGAGATCCTCGGCCGCGACCTGGTGCGTGGTGGCGGGCCGGCCCTCGAGTAGTCCCGCCTCGGCTAAGATCATCGCGCCGGTACAGACCGAGGCGACGGTCGCACCCTCGGCGTAGCGCTCGTCGACCGCGTCGGGTAGGACGCCGTCCTCGACGACGGCCCTGACACCCCCGTTCGCCGTCGTCCAGCCGCCGCCGGGGACGATCAGGAGGTCGGGCCGGCCCAGCGTCCCGTCCGGTTCGACCCGAAGTTCGTGGCTCGCCGTTACCAGGTCGGTCTCCTCGAGCGTTACCAACTGCACGTCCAGCGACGCGCCGGCGTGGGCGGCGTTCTCGAGGACCTCGTAGGGCCCGATCGCGTCGAGTTCGTCGAAGCCGTCGAAGAGGACGATTTCGGCTGTGGTGTCGACCATATCGGTGGGTGGACCGCGGGCAGGAAAGCGGTTTCCCTGACCGTCCCGGCGGGGCCGCGAACGTGGCTCGTCTCTCGAGTCATCCCTCCGGGAGGGAACGCTCGAGCAGGAGCGACGGTCGCGGGCGAAAGGGATTATCGACCACCGGGACGCGACTGTCCGTCGCGGTCGAAACTCGACCGTTCAATCCGCGTTGAACGACATACAAACCGGCGAAAGCGTCGTTCAAATGGGTTCAAACTCCCGAAAAAAGCGTTGGCGGTATTCCACCTTCATATCGGTCCGGCCCTCGAGGATCGGATGCGAACTATGAACCGAACGACGCTCATCGCAGCCGCGATCGCAGTGCTGGTTGCAACGACCGGTCTCGCCGCCGCCGTTCCGGGGAACGCACCCGCGTCCCCGGCCGACGAGGCGGACGCGAACGCGACGAACACGCACGAAAACGGAAACGGAAACGAAAGCAACGGAGCCGCGAACGCAAACGCCGCTGGCTCGGCGAACGCGAACGCTGACGACGACCGCGCCGGAAACGGACAGGGACCGGCCGTCGACCTCCCTGACCGGGTCCCGGACCACGTCTCCGCGATCCACGACCGTATCTCGTCGTTCCTGAGCGGCGACCTCGAGAACCCGCTCGGTGACGAGATCAGCGACGTGACGCCGGGCGACGATGACGAGAGTTCCGATGACGACGGCGACGATACAGACGCTGACGATGCAGACGCTGACGAAGACGGCGATGACGACGCCGACGCTAACGAGACCGAGTCCGAAGTCGACGACGACTCGACTGACGACGCCGACGACGAGTCGGCGGACGACGAAACCGACGCCTAACGACCGTCACCGTCCCGCTGGGCAGTCAGTTACGGCCGACTGTCGACGGTCACCGACGCCTTCGGCCCTCCCTCCCGCTGACGGACCGCCCGCTCGCTCCCGCTGGCGGACGTCCTCCCCGTTTCCCGACGGCTTACCCGCGACGTCGACCGGTCAGTCGGTAGTCGACGGGCGAGCCGCCCCTGTTGACACGGAACTATCATAAAATCATGATTTCCGTTCCCTTTAAGCGATGGTACGAGCATCGAGCGGTATGAACGGTCGCGTCGGCGTGGCGGTCCTAGTCGTCGCGGCACTGCTCCTCAGTCCCGGTATCGGGGCGGCTGCGGCCGATCCGACGGACGGTGAGCCGTCGCTCGCGCTCTCGAGCGGGAGCGCGCAGGCCGACTCCGAATCTGAGCCCGAGTCCGGGGCCGAGACGGCGACCTGGGGAATCGCGCAGGACCAGAGTCGGATCGACGCCGACGAGGTCCGGATGGACGTCGCGGTCCAACCGAACGGCACCGCCGAGTGGACCCTCGAGTTCTGGATCCGCCTGAACGACGAGGAGAGCAGGACGGCGTTCGACTCCCTGCAGTCAGATATCCGGGACGACCCGGACAACTACACGCGCTCGTTCGCCGACCGGATGCGAACGACGGTCGCCACCGCGAGCGACGCGACCGGCCGCGAGATGCGCGCCGACGGGTTCGCCGTCGAGACGGAGCGGCGTTCGTTCGCCCGCGAGTACGGCGTCGTCAGGTACGCGTTCCGGTGGCACGGGTTCGTCGCCGTCGAAGACGACGGCACCGTCCTCCGCGCGGGCGACGCCATCGAGGGGCTCTTCCTCGACGACGGCACCCGGCTGCTCCTCGAGTGGCCGGCGGGCTACGAACTCGAGTCGGCGACGCCCGACCCCGATGAGCGGCGCGAACGGGCCGTCCTCTGGCGGGGCGGCCAGACCGACTTCATCACCGGCGAGCCGCAGGTCGTGGTGACTACCGGCGGGCCCAGTACGGCGCTCGTGGCCGCGATCGCGGCCGTCGTCATCGGACTCGGCGCTGCCGGTGCGTGGCGCTACCGCGACCGACTCCCGACGAGCGGTGGGCGACCATCGGGCGGACGCGAGCCCGACGCCGGTTCGCCGTCAGCGGCAGCGAGCGACGGTGCGTCACCGACGGCCGCGAGTGCGAGTACGGACGACGGCTCGAGTTCGAATACCAACTCGAGCGACGCCGAGACGCCGAGTTCGGAGGCGGCGCCGGAATCTATCCCCGCGAGCGACGTCGATCCCGAACTCCTCAGCAACGAGGAGCAGGTCCTCCGGCTCGTCCGCGACCGCGGCGGACGGATGAAACAGCAGGCGGTCGTCGAGGAACTCGGCTGGACCGACGCGAAGACCAGCAAGGTCGTCAGCGGGCTGCGCGAGGACGACGCGCTCGAGTCGTTCCGGATCGGCCGCGAGAACGTGCTCGCGCTGCCCGACGCGGTCGATCACGCCGCGGTGAACGGAGGTGACGCCGATACCGATGACTCGTAACCGACTGAGACGACGACGAGAGCCGCTCGCCGAAGCCGAAGCCGACGGTGCCCCGCCGAAATCGGCGGCAAACGGAACGCATCGTCTCGAGAACCGATTCCGAATCGACTCCCGTACCCGTACCCACCCACATCCATGACCGGACTCCCGAACCGACTCACGACGATCACGCTCGCGACGATCCTCGTCGTTGCGATCCTCGCAGCGCCGCTCGGCGGCGCAGCTGCGATACCGGCCTCGAGCGGCGTCCAGGAGACGGACGCCGACGGCTCGGCGAACGAATCGATCCAACCCGGCGCGCAGTTCGCCGGCGTCGTCGGCGTCCAGCAGGCCGAAATCAACGGCAGCGTGTCGGAGCGCGCCTACGCCGCCGAACTCGCAACCGCGGAGAACAACGAATCGAAGGCGGCGATCATCGACGAGCGCATCGCGACGACCGAAACCCGGCTCGCTACCCTCGAGCGGCGTCTCGCGACGCTGAACGAGTCCCGCGAGGCCGGCGAACTGAACGACGGTCGCTACCGCGCGGCGGTCGCGAAGACCGTCGCCGAGATCCGAAGCCTCGAGCGCGAACTGGAAACCGTCGAGTCCGCCGCGGCCGACGTTCCCGACCGCGTCCTGGCCGAACAGGGCGTCGACCGCGACGCGATCCGAACGCTGCGCGAGCGGGCTAGCGAGCTTGACGGCCCGGAGACCGCGGCAGCCGCGCGCTCGATCGCCGGCGACGGTGCCGGCCGAGCGTTCGGTCCCGAACGACAGCCCGGACCGCCGATCGACGTCGACGACCGGCGAGGCGGTGACGGCGCCGGTCCCGACGGCGCAGTGCCGGGCCGCGGATCCGACGGTGCGGCGAACGCGAGCGCACCGTAACCCGTCATCCCTGGTCGAGCGCAGCCTGCGGCTACGGTGATCGAGCGGACCGGGCGACGGGTCACCGGTCGATTTCGACCCTCTTTTTTGGTGACATGCACGACCGTCTGTATGGACGAGCAGCAACGAGTTGCGGCATTCGTCGAGCAGCGCGGCCTCGAGACGCCGCCCGAGTACCGAGTGCTCGACCTCGCCTCCGAGGTCGGCGAACTCGCGAAGGACGCCAACGAGTCGACCGCGTACGGGTCCGACCCGGACGGCCTCGAGATCGAGTCGGACGAGATCGGCGACGCGCTGTTCGCCCTGCTCGCGCTCGCCGACTCGCTCGAGATCGACGCCGGCGAGGCGATCGAGGAGGCGCTCGAGAAGTACGAGGAGCGACTGGCGGAGACGGATTCGCCGGGTTCTGGTGAATAAGCGGAGTAGAAAGCGGCGCGAACCGGTCAGGGAGCGACGTCGCCCTCGACGCCCTCGAGGTCGAGCACTGCGGTCGCCGCCTCGCGCACGTCCGCGAGTGCGTTCGGCGGCGCGTAGACGCCCAGTCGCCAGATCTCGCGGGTGCAGGCGTCCAGCCCGGCCACCAGCGCCGAGCGCTCCTCGAGCCGGCGGAGGTCGCCGTCGACGACGATTTTCGCGCGCGATTCCGGCGAACTCGGTTCGGCGGGACTGTCGAGGATGACAGCTGCGGGATCGGCGCCGGCAATTTCGGCGATCTCGCGCTCGAGTTTGCGGGTCCGATCGTACGCGAGGCCGACGAACCGGTCGGGGACGGCCGCGCGGCGGACCCAGACGGCCCGCTTGTAGAGGTTGCGCTCGCGGATTCGCGTCGCGGTATCGGCGGTTCGGTCGTACTCCGCGAAGGTCGCGAGCAGTTCCGCGTCGGTCAGTCTGGCGAACCGCTCGGGGTCGACGACGCCGTCCGCGAGGAGTCGTTCGCTGGCCCGGTCGAGCATCGCGCCGGCGATCCGCGAGACGTGGTGGCGGTAGACGGTCGCGTTCATCAGCGTCCGCGCGATCAGCGCGCTCTCGGCCGTCGCGACGTTACCTTCCTCGAGGGCGAGTTCGCCGTCGACGCGGCGCAAGGCGTAGAGCAATCGGGCGTGATCGATCGTGCCGTAAGGGACGCCGGTGTGGTGGGCGTCGCGAACGAGGTAGTCCATCCGATCGACGTCCAGCGAACCGGAGACGAGTTCGCCCAGCGGCCCGCGGCCGTCGACGGTCGCCGCGACGGCCGCGGGGTCGAGCCCCTGCTCGGCGAGCACGCGGCCGAGGTCGCCGTCCGGGTCGGAAAGCAACCACTCGATCTCGTCGTGGTGGCGGTCCGTATGGCGCTCGATCGCGGCTTCGGTCTGGTGGCCGAAGGGGCCGTGGCCGACGTCGTGGACCAGCGCCGCCGCGCGGAGCCGGTCGGCGAGCGCGTCGTCGACCTCGAGGCGGTCGACCGCCCGCGAGGCGAGGTGGTAGACGCCGAGGCTGTGCTCGAAGCGCGTGTGGTTCGCGGAGGGGTAAACCAACTGGACGGTACTCAGCTGGCGAACGTTCCGCAGGCGCTGCATTTCCGGGGTGTCCAGCAGCGCCTCCGCGGTCGGGCCGAGTTCGATGTAGTCGTGGACGCTGTCCTTGATCGTCGTCATCGTCATAACGTCGTCATAGCGAAGATTCCTCTCGGTCGTTCGTCGCAACGCTGATCCCGGTCGTCCGGTGCCGCTCGCTCGAGCGGCTCGACGCGGGCAGGTGTCGCCTGCCGGACCGCGCTACTTGCACAGCGCGTGCAACAGCGTACGGTCGATCTGGCGGTAGGTCTCCTCGATCGACCCCGAGTTGTCGATCACGACGTGCTCGCGCTCGAGGGGCTCGAACGACTCCTTGACGAGGCGGTACACGCGGAGATCGGCGTCGCTGACGGAGTCCGTACTCGTCCGGTTTTCGATGCGCGTCTCGACGACGTCGGCGTCGCAGGTGACGCGCGTAAAGATCGCCTCCGCGCCGACGTCGTCGGCGAGCGTCGCTGCGCGGTTCCGGAGCCGCTTCGTCTTGAAGGTCGCGTCCAGGACGACGTTCGATCCGGCCTCGAGGTCGGGCCAAGCGCGCTCGAGGAGTTCGTCGTAGGTCGCCTGCGTCTCCTCGGCGGTGTACTCGGGATCGGGGAACAGCTGCTTGCGAACCTCGTCGCTTCGGTACCGTTCGGCGGGGAGGTTCGATGCGGTGTAGGCCGACGCAGCCGACTTGCCGACCCCCGGCAAGCCACAGTAGACGATCAGCGTTGGACGGGCCACGCGCGTTCATCGTCGGTACTGGTACAAAGTCCGACCGGATTCCGCTGCGGGGGTTGGAGCCGGAGCCGAGGTCGTGGTCGCCGTCGCGGGTCGACGCAATCGTCGCGCGCTGCAACGCTGTGAACCCGAACGAAAACGGCGGACGGTGAGTCCGCGCGTGACACTCCGGAGGGTCCCCAGCACGTAGTCCACGACCACGACGGACGCCGTCGTCTGGTCGGTCGACGAGATACTCATAGTCGCGCCTTTTCTCCGCGGCCGCAAGCGGGTTTCCATCCACCGTTTGTTACATAGACATAGGTATCCATGTGTATAATCAAATGGGAAATCTTTTCAAGGACCTTGCATATTCACAAACGAATTCTCCATGGCAGGACGACGCAAGTTCATCAAGCTAGTTGGCGCGACAGGTATTGCTGGACTCGCTGGTTGCACGAGTGACGGCGGCGACGGCGGCGACAGCGACGGCGACAACACCACGACCTCCGAGAGTCAGGCGACGACCGAGTCCAACGGTAACTCCACGACGACCGAGGAGTCCAACCAGTTGGCCTTCGGTGGAGACGGCAACATCAACTTCGGTATCTCTCCCTCGGTCCCCCAAGAGGACCTCGAGGTCCAGTACTCACCGCTCGAGGACCACGTCGAGAGCTACGTTACCGAGAACTACGACACTGCCGACGGCCTCAGCATCCAGAGCACCATCGGGAGCAACTACAGTGCTATCATCCAGTCCCTCGGCCAGGGGACGATGGACTTCGCGGAGACCGGCCCGTTCGCCGCCGGCCTCGGCGTGATGACCGACAACGCCGAGATCATCCTCCAGCGCTACGGCTACGGCGGCTGGACGTACAAGAGCATCATCGCGGTCCCCACCGACAGCGACATCACGGAGCTGTCGGACCTCTCCGGCAAGTCCGTTGCGTTCTCCGACCAGCTGTCCACCAGCGGCGCGCTCTACCCGCTGTACGCCCTGTCCACGGAGGGCGGCCTCGACATCGGTAACCTCCCGGACGGCAACGGCTCGCAGGCGGAGTTCGACGCGCGCTTCGCGGGCGGCCACGTCGGCTCGTATACGCTCCTCGAACAGGGACAGGTCGACGCCGCGGCGATGGGCGGATTCGTTCGCGACACGTCCACTGGGCCGGCTCCCGACGAGTTCGAGGAGGTCGCCACCACGCTCCACGAGGACGAGGGGCTTCCGCGCGCGCCCATCGTCGTCTCTCCCGAACTCGGCGAAGAGGAGAAGAACGCGATTCAGCAGGCGTTCCTCGAAGGGCCGGACAGCATCTACCACGGCGCCGACGGCGAGGAAGGCACCGACGACGACCTCTGGTTCAGCGACGTCCGCGAGGCGTCTCAGGAGGACTACCAGTCCGTCATCGACGTCGCTGACGAACTGGACGTCGGTCCGGAAATCTTCGGGTAACCACCGCGATCACGCCGGTTTTTGGCCACACAAGCAATCCCAACTAACATGCCAACCATCGAATTCGAGAACGTCACCAAGATATACGGGGAGGATACCGTCGCGCTCGACGACGTGTCGTTCACCATCCCCGAGGGCGAATTCGTCATCCTGCTCGGGCCGTCGGGTGCCGGGAAGTCCACGATGCTCAGGGTGCTCAATGGGCTCACGGAACCGACCGAGGGGACCGTCCGCGTCGGCGACCAGGAAGTGCAGGGGAACCGCAGCGACGTCGGTATGGTGTTCCAGGAACACTACCTCATCGAGAGCAAGACCGCGTTCGGGAACGCGCTCACGGGCGCGCTCTCCCGGAACAGCCTCCTCCGAAGTATGCTCGGAATGCACAGCGAGGCGGACAAGCTCAACGCCTTGGAGGCGCTGGACACCGTCGGTCTCCTCGACGAGGCCGGCCAGCGCGCGGAGTCGATGAGCGGCGGACAGAAACAGCGTGTCGGCATCGCTCGCGCGCTCGTTCAGGAGCCCCAGCTCGTCCTCGCGGACGAACCCGTCGCCAGTCTCGACCCGAAGGCCGCTCGCGACGTGATGCGCTACCTGAAGAAGGCCGCGACCGAGGAGAACCTCACCACCATCACGAGCCTCCATCAAGTGAACATCGCCCGCGAGTTCGGTGACCGCTTCCTCGGCATCCGGGACGGCGAAGTCATCTTCGACGGCGACGCCGACGACCTCACGATGGAGGAGATGGACCGCATCTACTACGGAGACGACGTGAGCGGGGAACTCACGAACGACCCGACGGGGACGAACACCGTTCCCACCCACACCGCCGCGGACGCGGGTGAGAGCGCGTGACGTCCACCGGAGTCCGCGAGAAACTCGACACGCTCGACCGCCTCCGCAAACTCAGGTACGTCCTCTGGGTGGCGCTGGTCGGCGCCGTCATCGCCGTCACGTACTGGGGGCTCGGCTACATCGGGTTCCAGCCGCGGGTCGTCGCCAACCGGTACCCCGCGATGTGGGACTTCATCGCGACCGGCTTCTTCCCACCGGACTTCCAGAACTTCACCGTCTACACGAAAGAACAGGGAATCACGGGCCTGCGCGCGATTCCGGCGAGCTTCCGGGGCGGCGGCGTCCACATTATCGACAGCTTCACGTCCTCCCGGCAGTCGCTCGTGAAGGCGAGCCTCGTGACGCTCCTGCTCGGGTTCATGGGGACCGTGCTCGCGTTCCCGCTGGCACTCCTGTTCGGCGTGCTCGGCAGCGAGCGCGTCACGCCGTTCCCGTTCAACTTCATCTTCCGCGGCACCCTCAGCGCCATCCGCGCCATCCCCGCAATCGTCTGGATTTTCCTCTACATTCCCATCGGGCCACCGGGACAGGTCACCGCGGTGCTGGCGATTGCCACCGACGGCATCGGTAACCTCGGCCGCCTGTTCACGGACGACCTCGAGGAAATTGAGGAGGGCCCCATCGAGGCGATTCGCTCGACCGGCGCGTCCGGCACGCAGACGGTCAGCTTCGGGATGCTCAGTCAGGTCTCGCGGTCGTTCATCGCGTGGACGCTGTACATCCTCGAAATCAACACGCGCATCGCCATCTCGCTGGGCGTCGTCGGCGCCGGCGGGCTCGGCCTGATGATTCGGAACAGTCAGGACCTCTTCGCGTTCCAGCAGACCGCTGCCGGCCTCATCATGGTGTTCATCGTCGTGCTCGGCATCGAGCTTATCTCTTCGCGGATTCGCGCCCGCCTCCGGCCGGGCGAGCACGACAGCAAGGGCCTCGTCGAGGCTGTTCGGGACCTCTTCGACCCGAACAAGTGGCTCGGGCGGAACGTCTAGAACTCGTCCAACTGCGATTTCCCGTCGTTCCCGCCGCCAGCCATCGTCGCCGCTTTCGCTACATCCCCGTGAAGTTGGCCGTCAATAGATCGTTCTGACTTCGGTCCGTAGTAGGCGTCGATCCGCTCCTCGAGTGAGCTAACTGGTTTGGAAACATCAGAAGCTGGCTCCGGGATGCGGACATTGATCTCGTCTCTCTGAGCTCCCCAAGAGACGAATTCATCGAGGACGGATTTCTGATTACGACTGACGGTTGGAACACTC
The DNA window shown above is from Halopiger xanaduensis SH-6 and carries:
- a CDS encoding HD domain-containing protein, whose product is MTTIKDSVHDYIELGPTAEALLDTPEMQRLRNVRQLSTVQLVYPSANHTRFEHSLGVYHLASRAVDRLEVDDALADRLRAAALVHDVGHGPFGHQTEAAIERHTDRHHDEIEWLLSDPDGDLGRVLAEQGLDPAAVAATVDGRGPLGELVSGSLDVDRMDYLVRDAHHTGVPYGTIDHARLLYALRRVDGELALEEGNVATAESALIARTLMNATVYRHHVSRIAGAMLDRASERLLADGVVDPERFARLTDAELLATFAEYDRTADTATRIRERNLYKRAVWVRRAAVPDRFVGLAYDRTRKLEREIAEIAGADPAAVILDSPAEPSSPESRAKIVVDGDLRRLEERSALVAGLDACTREIWRLGVYAPPNALADVREAATAVLDLEGVEGDVAP
- a CDS encoding AAA family ATPase; its protein translation is MARPTLIVYCGLPGVGKSAASAYTASNLPAERYRSDEVRKQLFPDPEYTAEETQATYDELLERAWPDLEAGSNVVLDATFKTKRLRNRAATLADDVGAEAIFTRVTCDADVVETRIENRTSTDSVSDADLRVYRLVKESFEPLEREHVVIDNSGSIEETYRQIDRTLLHALCK
- the phnD gene encoding phosphate/phosphite/phosphonate ABC transporter substrate-binding protein, translated to MAGRRKFIKLVGATGIAGLAGCTSDGGDGGDSDGDNTTTSESQATTESNGNSTTTEESNQLAFGGDGNINFGISPSVPQEDLEVQYSPLEDHVESYVTENYDTADGLSIQSTIGSNYSAIIQSLGQGTMDFAETGPFAAGLGVMTDNAEIILQRYGYGGWTYKSIIAVPTDSDITELSDLSGKSVAFSDQLSTSGALYPLYALSTEGGLDIGNLPDGNGSQAEFDARFAGGHVGSYTLLEQGQVDAAAMGGFVRDTSTGPAPDEFEEVATTLHEDEGLPRAPIVVSPELGEEEKNAIQQAFLEGPDSIYHGADGEEGTDDDLWFSDVREASQEDYQSVIDVADELDVGPEIFG
- the phnC gene encoding phosphonate ABC transporter ATP-binding protein, whose amino-acid sequence is MPTIEFENVTKIYGEDTVALDDVSFTIPEGEFVILLGPSGAGKSTMLRVLNGLTEPTEGTVRVGDQEVQGNRSDVGMVFQEHYLIESKTAFGNALTGALSRNSLLRSMLGMHSEADKLNALEALDTVGLLDEAGQRAESMSGGQKQRVGIARALVQEPQLVLADEPVASLDPKAARDVMRYLKKAATEENLTTITSLHQVNIAREFGDRFLGIRDGEVIFDGDADDLTMEEMDRIYYGDDVSGELTNDPTGTNTVPTHTAADAGESA
- a CDS encoding PhnE/PtxC family ABC transporter permease; its protein translation is MTSTGVREKLDTLDRLRKLRYVLWVALVGAVIAVTYWGLGYIGFQPRVVANRYPAMWDFIATGFFPPDFQNFTVYTKEQGITGLRAIPASFRGGGVHIIDSFTSSRQSLVKASLVTLLLGFMGTVLAFPLALLFGVLGSERVTPFPFNFIFRGTLSAIRAIPAIVWIFLYIPIGPPGQVTAVLAIATDGIGNLGRLFTDDLEEIEEGPIEAIRSTGASGTQTVSFGMLSQVSRSFIAWTLYILEINTRIAISLGVVGAGGLGLMIRNSQDLFAFQQTAAGLIMVFIVVLGIELISSRIRARLRPGEHDSKGLVEAVRDLFDPNKWLGRNV